Part of the Calditerrivibrio sp. genome is shown below.
ATAGTCCTGTTCAATATTTTTATTCTTCAGATCTTAACCGGTTTTGCCCTCTGGGCTCAAGCTAATCCCGATAGTCTATTATATACCCTAACAGGTTGGATATTCTCAATAGCAAGTAATCAGTGGGTAAGATTTTTTCACTATTTAGTTATGTTTCTCATAGGTGGTTTTGTAATAAATCACTTGTATAGCGCTGTATTATTTGACTTCAAAACGCAGTCTGGTGAAATCAGTTCAATATTCTCTGGTTGGAAACCTCAAAGGGATTAAAAAGGCAGGCTACCAGCCTGCTCTTTTTGTATTTACTAAAGGAACAATTTATTTGACCGATCTATTGATTGACTTTTAAGAATATGATATAATTATATATTATATTGGAGGTTTATTATTATGAGCGTTAGGTTTAGATTAGCATTGTCTTTTATTATAATGTTTTTGATAATACTGTTCATATCCATTTATTCATTCCAACAGATTAAGCGCAATAACTTCTTTGTGGAAAATATATACAAAGAGAAGATGAAATCAATAGAAAACATGTTCAGGTTTTATAGAAATGCCACAAA
Proteins encoded:
- a CDS encoding cytochrome b/b6 domain-containing protein codes for the protein IVLFNIFILQILTGFALWAQANPDSLLYTLTGWIFSIASNQWVRFFHYLVMFLIGGFVINHLYSAVLFDFKTQSGEISSIFSGWKPQRD